The Pseudomonas iranensis genome includes a window with the following:
- a CDS encoding RHS repeat domain-containing protein, with protein sequence MESNSSSAVHSNAFNFGEFVSGGVDPRTGMYTCAFSLGKLHSADLNGPELAFSVAFNPLNQADVGFGIGWSLTLTNYDLHSKVMTLSNGERYKAVETSAGLKFNEMKLQTAKVLVTGAGRYEVRYKDGRRELLKVLAGSHFAVAEKIIAGNGVSVALKHELFNGFPRLAEINDTKRCLLRVTRKAGEAIFTRHPDTASSSSYKLILKNARVTAIELPVGKGWDLEYEVIHGASYLHRVVNPLRGVEIIRYKRHGHRFVSGIDRTLPFVIAHDIYPGRRQPRLCKTYEYSDHNFLGQGLSPARNSDGDPLYQAPGYYVYTSDEKWVLKGKVHTRIKRTYNKFHLLIAETTTCGDAQIETATEYHCSVTKPFNDQVAQFRMPKVHTVTYLDRRTQQKRVETTVTEFDQEGNLLKQVEPSGVTTSTEFYPASGGDNCPEDPLGFSRFPKKRTVSAAASEGTSTVTYYDYALHTALEGAELASVLPVEERFFEVVEGVEVLRSITARSYLNLPKDPLKHGATKEQSVILNDKKTVTEFSYELEDDRLRVKSSTRGFDGALQTSEKVLSTLTGLLVSETGVDGERIEHQYDAIGRALSKTVASGTPYAAATQWAYLAASEQQPATVVTTDPAGGEQRVAYDGLERVITVQEKDCDHPDKDGFILTRALYSALHDSVGHKVEVILTDWHDGKPCPVSTRYEFDSWGQVSKTLHADGRIEHSEADPVLRQQTNWLQGMGKTLALVNDFGKPLSVESFNLKNKSLGKTVYTYDGYGRTTSQTDPVGNITRYEYDVFDRLIRSVLPDGSEVVTDYAEHSDEGLPVAIQVGDKLLGQQTYDGLGRLIQSTVGGRQSEAAYEAGFTQPQWYKSADGKKTEFTYLRELGGLLTERKAEDLVTTMTYDPVIGKPLTCTESGRSRSFAYHPSGRLKSETTTFGAVTKATSSTWSLQGRPISHVDVLGTDNRSEYDEFGRLLSASQGLLTTEFHYNARTGMLEWTKTEDTSIKRQMITRFACDDIGRETRRTFEIQGQPDQTLESTYTLAGKLAQKVSRRGAQLLRDEQFTYDVRGRLIQYDCAGTQKPRDPYGKEIIQQTFTFDALDNILTVQTKFPLGVNLTTFSYDNPDPVQLSAVKHSHVDYPPAVTLEYDANGRMIKDDQARTLAYDAFGRLEQLSGAGGSVIRGYHYDGFDDLVELSQLDEVTTQRYYYAGRVANEVSGENSSSIVRHGGALVGQQQLGLNAGAQLFGTDQQQSVLATLGKEQLADCAYSPYGHRSAEGGLFSLAGFNGEQLDPVTGLYLLGNGYRAYSPTLMRFLAPDSMSPFGAGGVNAYSYCLGDPVNRVDPTGHVSWQSILGVGLSILGIVASVVTMGAATPWAVAALGLAVASGLAGIASEVVNELSPGSQTGEILGWISFGLGLASLGAGMAAGAKAAVNAGRKMASAFSKGLSGRGVGKAGKHFKKGGKGAKADAKKANAPVEEVADHPWQLIRPDAEDYLYPTHKTMADEFFGLVESDMSPLQAARRSRMYYEEFGPAGDGRKVTHVFFAASKGRGERIYLLEDSKQRVCKVLQAGGHWSDGETNAIMKSAKNIVTTRI encoded by the coding sequence ATGGAAAGTAATTCATCCTCCGCTGTTCATTCAAACGCTTTCAACTTCGGTGAGTTTGTTTCCGGAGGCGTTGATCCCCGCACGGGTATGTACACCTGCGCCTTTTCGTTGGGAAAGCTGCACTCGGCGGATCTCAATGGTCCTGAACTTGCGTTTTCAGTGGCTTTCAATCCGCTCAACCAGGCAGATGTCGGTTTCGGCATTGGCTGGTCTTTGACCCTGACAAATTACGACTTGCACAGCAAAGTCATGACCTTGTCCAACGGTGAACGCTATAAGGCTGTCGAGACATCTGCCGGTCTGAAGTTCAATGAAATGAAACTGCAAACCGCGAAGGTATTGGTGACTGGTGCAGGGCGCTATGAAGTTCGATACAAGGATGGTCGGCGTGAGTTGCTCAAAGTTCTGGCTGGCAGTCATTTCGCCGTAGCAGAAAAAATAATTGCGGGGAACGGTGTCAGCGTTGCGCTGAAGCACGAGTTGTTCAACGGGTTTCCCAGGTTGGCCGAAATCAACGATACCAAGCGCTGCCTCTTGCGAGTCACACGCAAGGCAGGCGAGGCGATATTTACCCGGCATCCCGACACTGCTTCGAGTTCCAGTTACAAATTGATCCTGAAAAACGCTCGAGTAACGGCAATCGAGCTACCGGTCGGTAAAGGTTGGGACCTGGAATATGAAGTCATTCATGGGGCCAGCTATTTACACCGCGTCGTCAATCCATTGCGCGGCGTGGAAATCATTCGCTACAAGCGCCATGGTCACCGTTTCGTAAGTGGCATTGATCGAACACTGCCGTTTGTCATCGCTCACGATATTTACCCGGGGCGCCGCCAACCCAGGCTCTGCAAGACTTACGAGTACTCCGACCATAACTTTCTCGGCCAGGGGCTGTCGCCGGCCCGAAACAGCGACGGCGATCCTCTCTATCAGGCGCCCGGCTACTACGTATATACCTCGGATGAGAAGTGGGTGTTAAAGGGCAAGGTCCACACGCGCATCAAACGCACCTACAACAAGTTTCATCTCCTGATCGCAGAGACGACCACCTGTGGCGACGCGCAGATCGAAACTGCCACCGAATATCACTGCTCCGTCACCAAGCCGTTCAATGACCAGGTGGCTCAGTTCCGCATGCCGAAGGTGCATACGGTGACGTACCTTGATCGACGCACTCAGCAAAAGCGTGTGGAAACCACCGTTACCGAGTTTGATCAGGAAGGCAACTTGCTTAAGCAGGTTGAGCCAAGTGGGGTCACGACTTCGACGGAATTTTATCCGGCCAGTGGTGGAGATAATTGCCCGGAAGATCCGTTGGGTTTCTCCAGGTTCCCGAAAAAAAGGACGGTATCTGCTGCCGCGTCGGAGGGTACTTCGACTGTCACGTACTATGACTATGCGCTGCATACTGCGCTGGAAGGAGCGGAACTGGCCTCCGTGTTACCGGTCGAGGAGCGATTCTTCGAAGTTGTGGAAGGTGTTGAGGTATTGCGTTCGATAACCGCACGCAGTTATCTGAACTTGCCCAAGGACCCACTCAAACACGGGGCCACGAAAGAGCAAAGTGTCATCCTGAATGATAAAAAGACCGTTACTGAATTCTCCTATGAACTTGAGGATGACAGGCTGCGGGTCAAGTCGAGTACACGCGGATTTGACGGCGCATTGCAGACCAGTGAAAAAGTGCTTTCGACGCTTACCGGTTTACTGGTGTCGGAAACAGGTGTCGATGGCGAGCGCATCGAACATCAATATGACGCCATCGGCCGCGCACTGAGCAAAACGGTCGCTTCCGGCACCCCGTATGCGGCCGCTACCCAGTGGGCGTATCTGGCCGCCAGTGAGCAGCAGCCGGCGACGGTGGTGACCACGGATCCCGCCGGCGGCGAGCAAAGAGTGGCCTACGATGGCCTGGAGCGGGTGATCACCGTTCAGGAAAAGGATTGCGACCATCCCGACAAGGACGGGTTCATCCTGACTCGCGCGCTTTATTCTGCCCTGCATGATTCAGTCGGTCACAAGGTGGAAGTGATCCTGACCGATTGGCATGATGGCAAGCCTTGTCCGGTCAGTACCCGCTACGAATTCGATTCCTGGGGCCAGGTCAGCAAGACGCTGCATGCCGATGGGCGTATCGAACACAGCGAGGCGGATCCGGTTCTTCGCCAGCAAACCAACTGGCTCCAGGGGATGGGCAAGACACTTGCCCTCGTCAATGACTTCGGCAAGCCGCTGAGTGTCGAGAGCTTCAATCTGAAGAACAAGAGCCTCGGCAAAACCGTTTACACCTATGACGGTTACGGGCGCACAACCAGCCAGACAGATCCTGTCGGCAATATCACGCGATATGAGTACGACGTGTTTGACCGGCTGATCCGCAGTGTCCTGCCCGACGGCAGTGAGGTTGTGACCGACTACGCCGAGCATAGTGATGAAGGGCTGCCGGTGGCCATTCAGGTCGGTGACAAACTGTTGGGGCAGCAAACTTACGACGGTTTGGGCCGTTTGATCCAGAGCACCGTGGGCGGACGTCAGTCCGAGGCTGCTTATGAAGCGGGCTTCACTCAGCCACAGTGGTACAAGAGTGCTGATGGCAAAAAGACCGAATTCACTTATTTGCGGGAACTGGGCGGTTTGCTGACTGAGCGCAAGGCAGAGGACCTGGTCACAACCATGACCTATGACCCCGTCATTGGCAAACCCTTGACCTGTACCGAAAGCGGCAGGAGCCGCAGCTTTGCCTATCACCCTTCCGGGCGCCTGAAATCCGAAACGACGACCTTCGGCGCTGTCACGAAAGCAACGTCCAGTACCTGGTCCCTGCAGGGGCGACCGATCAGCCACGTTGATGTGCTCGGTACCGACAACAGATCTGAATACGATGAGTTCGGCCGCCTTCTATCCGCCTCGCAAGGCTTGCTGACAACCGAGTTCCACTACAACGCCCGGACGGGGATGCTGGAGTGGACGAAAACCGAAGACACCTCGATCAAGCGTCAGATGATTACCCGGTTCGCCTGTGACGATATCGGCCGTGAAACCCGGCGTACATTCGAGATTCAGGGTCAGCCTGACCAGACCCTCGAATCGACTTACACGCTGGCTGGCAAACTGGCGCAGAAAGTGTCCAGACGTGGCGCTCAACTCTTACGTGATGAACAGTTCACCTACGACGTGCGCGGGCGCTTGATTCAGTACGACTGCGCTGGCACCCAAAAGCCCCGTGACCCGTATGGCAAGGAAATTATCCAGCAGACGTTCACCTTCGATGCGCTGGACAACATTCTTACCGTGCAGACGAAGTTCCCGCTGGGCGTGAATCTGACCACCTTCAGTTATGACAATCCCGATCCGGTACAGCTCAGCGCAGTCAAACATTCCCATGTCGACTATCCACCGGCAGTGACGCTGGAATACGACGCCAACGGCAGGATGATCAAGGACGACCAGGCGCGAACGCTGGCCTATGACGCGTTCGGACGTCTCGAACAACTGTCCGGCGCAGGCGGTTCAGTCATTCGTGGCTACCATTACGACGGTTTCGACGATCTGGTTGAGCTGTCGCAACTCGACGAGGTTACTACGCAGCGTTACTACTACGCAGGCCGGGTCGCCAATGAGGTGAGTGGTGAAAACTCATCCAGTATCGTGCGTCACGGTGGCGCGCTTGTGGGGCAACAGCAACTCGGTTTGAACGCCGGCGCGCAACTGTTTGGCACCGATCAACAGCAAAGCGTGCTGGCAACACTGGGCAAGGAACAGCTCGCCGATTGCGCCTACAGCCCTTATGGGCATCGTTCTGCCGAAGGCGGATTGTTCAGCCTGGCGGGGTTCAACGGCGAGCAACTGGATCCGGTTACCGGGTTGTATCTGCTGGGCAATGGTTATAGGGCCTATAGCCCGACACTGATGCGTTTTCTTGCCCCTGATAGCATGAGTCCGTTCGGCGCGGGCGGAGTCAATGCCTACAGTTATTGCCTGGGCGACCCGGTCAATCGGGTTGACCCTACCGGGCATGTCTCCTGGCAATCGATCCTCGGCGTCGGTCTCAGTATTCTCGGGATTGTTGCCAGCGTGGTGACGATGGGCGCGGCGACTCCATGGGCAGTGGCGGCGTTGGGGCTGGCGGTTGCTTCAGGCTTGGCGGGTATTGCCAGCGAGGTGGTCAATGAGCTGTCACCGGGTTCTCAAACAGGCGAGATATTGGGCTGGATCAGTTTTGGTCTCGGGCTGGCTTCGCTCGGTGCAGGTATGGCAGCGGGTGCAAAAGCTGCTGTGAATGCTGGCAGGAAGATGGCTTCAGCGTTTAGCAAGGGGCTCAGTGGCAGGGGGGTGGGCAAAGCGGGAAAACACTTCAAGAAGGGCGGAAAAGGCGCCAAGGCTGATGCCAAAAAAGCCAACGCGCCAGTGGAAGAAGTGGCAGATCATCCTTGGCAATTAATCAGGCCCGATGCAGAAGACTACCTCTATCCCACCCACAAGACGATGGCCGACGAATTCTTCGGGCTCGTCGAAAGCGATATGTCCCCCCTCCAGGCAGCCAGGAGGTCCAGGATGTATTACGAGGAGTTCGGCCCAGCCGGTGATGGAAGAAAAGTAACGCATGTTTTTTTCGCGGCCTCGAAAGGACGTGGGGAGCGTATTTATCTTCTGGAGGACAGTAAACAGAGAGTTTGCAAAGTCCTGCAGGCGGGTGGCCATTGGTCCGACGGGGAGACCAACGCAATAATGAAATCGGCCAAAAATATTGTTACAACGCGCATATGA
- a CDS encoding N-acetylmuramoyl-L-alanine amidase yields the protein MLMAVTVNAVADSKVNSVRLWRAPDNTRLVFDLSGPVQHSVFTLTAPDRLVIDINGATLGAPLNVQTANTPITAMRSAQRTPTDLRVVIDLKKAVTPKSFSLAPNAQYGNRLVVDLFDNPADAAPPPAPTPSVATVPAVPVTPTEPAIKLPPAPAGKRDIIVVIDAGHGGEDPGASGSRGQREKDVVLQIARELQRQVNGMKGFRAELTRTGDYFIPLRGRTEIARKKGADLFVSIHADAAPSAAAFGASVFALSDRGATSETARWLADSENRSDLIGGAGNVSLDDKDRMLAGVLLDLSMTASLTSSLNVGQKVLTNIGRVTPLHKQRVEQAGFMVLKSPDIPSILVETGFISNANEANKLSASSHQQALARSISSGVRQFFQQNPPPGTYIAWLRDSGKIVQGPRDHRVGPGETLAMIGVRYQVSPATLRAANNLKSDELKVGQHLTIPGTELASKE from the coding sequence ATGTTGATGGCAGTAACCGTCAACGCTGTGGCCGATTCAAAGGTCAACAGCGTGCGCCTGTGGCGGGCGCCGGACAACACGCGACTGGTCTTTGACCTCAGCGGCCCGGTGCAGCACAGCGTTTTCACCCTGACGGCCCCGGACCGGCTGGTGATCGACATCAACGGCGCCACCCTCGGCGCGCCGTTGAACGTGCAGACCGCGAACACGCCGATCACTGCGATGCGCTCGGCCCAGCGCACACCGACCGACCTGCGCGTGGTCATCGACCTGAAAAAAGCCGTCACTCCGAAAAGCTTCTCGCTGGCGCCGAACGCGCAATATGGCAACCGTCTGGTGGTCGATCTGTTCGACAACCCGGCCGATGCCGCGCCGCCGCCAGCCCCGACGCCATCGGTGGCAACCGTGCCGGCAGTGCCGGTGACCCCGACCGAACCGGCGATCAAGCTGCCGCCAGCCCCGGCCGGCAAACGCGACATTATCGTGGTTATCGACGCCGGCCACGGTGGCGAAGACCCGGGCGCGTCCGGCTCGCGCGGCCAGCGTGAAAAAGACGTGGTACTGCAGATCGCTCGCGAGCTGCAGCGTCAGGTCAACGGCATGAAAGGCTTCCGCGCCGAGCTGACCCGTACCGGCGACTACTTCATTCCATTGCGCGGGCGTACCGAAATCGCGCGCAAGAAGGGCGCCGACCTGTTCGTCTCGATCCACGCCGACGCCGCGCCGTCCGCAGCCGCGTTCGGTGCTTCGGTGTTCGCCCTCTCTGATCGTGGCGCTACGTCCGAGACCGCCCGTTGGCTGGCCGACAGTGAAAACCGTTCCGACCTGATCGGCGGTGCCGGCAACGTCAGTCTCGATGACAAGGACCGCATGCTCGCCGGGGTGTTGCTCGACCTGTCGATGACCGCGTCGCTGACCTCCAGCCTCAACGTCGGCCAGAAGGTCTTGACCAACATTGGCCGCGTTACGCCGCTGCACAAACAACGTGTAGAACAAGCCGGGTTCATGGTGCTGAAGTCGCCGGACATTCCGTCGATCCTGGTCGAAACCGGCTTCATCTCCAACGCCAACGAAGCGAACAAACTGTCCGCATCCAGCCACCAGCAAGCGTTGGCCCGTTCGATCAGCAGCGGCGTGCGCCAGTTCTTCCAGCAGAATCCGCCACCGGGCACCTACATCGCCTGGCTGCGTGATTCCGGCAAGATCGTCCAAGGCCCGCGTGACCACCGTGTCGGCCCGGGGGAAACCCTGGCGATGATCGGCGTGCGCTATCAGGTTTCGCCGGCCACCCTGCGCGCCGCCAACAACCTGAAAAGCGATGAGCTGAAAGTCGGTCAGCATCTGACCATTCCCGGCACCGAACTGGCGTCGAAAGAATGA
- the queG gene encoding tRNA epoxyqueuosine(34) reductase QueG codes for MSAITTDLPALAQSIKDWGRELGFQQVGISGLDLAEHEQHLQRWLDAGYHGEMDYMGAHGSKRSHPDELVPGTLRVVSLRMDYLPGDTEMAKRLAEPEKAYVSRYALGRDYHKLIRKRVQQLADRIQAEIGPFGFRAFVDSAPVLEKAIAEQAGLGWIGKNTLVLNRKAGSYFFLSELFVDLPLPVDEPHSTEHCGRCTACLDICPTNAFVGPYVLDARRCISYLTIELKTAIPEELRPLIGNRVFGCDDCQIVCPWNRFARPTGESDFTPRHNLDNAELAELFMWDEEKFLSSTEGSPLRRAGYERWLRNLAVGLGNAPSTIPVLEALKARRDYPSELVKEHVEWALEQHSRLSHR; via the coding sequence ATGTCCGCCATCACCACAGACCTGCCCGCCCTCGCCCAATCGATCAAGGATTGGGGCCGCGAGCTGGGCTTCCAGCAAGTCGGCATCAGCGGTCTGGACCTGGCCGAACACGAGCAGCATCTGCAACGCTGGCTCGACGCCGGCTATCACGGCGAAATGGACTACATGGGCGCCCATGGCAGCAAACGCTCGCACCCCGACGAGCTGGTGCCGGGCACGTTGCGCGTGGTTTCCCTGCGCATGGACTACTTGCCGGGCGATACCGAAATGGCCAAACGCCTGGCTGAGCCGGAGAAAGCTTACGTGTCGCGTTATGCCTTGGGCCGCGATTACCACAAATTGATCCGTAAACGTGTTCAACAATTGGCCGACAGGATCCAGGCAGAGATCGGCCCGTTCGGTTTTCGTGCCTTTGTCGACAGTGCGCCAGTGCTGGAAAAAGCCATCGCCGAGCAAGCCGGGCTGGGCTGGATCGGCAAAAACACCCTTGTACTGAATCGCAAGGCCGGCAGTTATTTCTTCCTCAGCGAGCTATTCGTCGATCTGCCGCTGCCGGTGGACGAGCCGCACAGCACCGAACATTGCGGGCGCTGCACCGCGTGTCTGGATATCTGCCCGACCAACGCTTTTGTCGGCCCGTACGTGCTGGACGCCCGACGCTGCATTTCCTACCTGACCATCGAACTGAAAACCGCGATCCCGGAAGAGTTGCGACCGTTGATTGGCAATCGGGTATTCGGCTGCGATGACTGCCAGATCGTTTGCCCGTGGAACCGTTTCGCCCGACCGACCGGAGAAAGTGATTTCACGCCCCGGCACAACCTCGACAATGCTGAATTGGCAGAGCTGTTCATGTGGGATGAGGAAAAGTTCTTGAGCAGCACCGAAGGCTCGCCGTTGCGACGTGCCGGGTATGAGCGCTGGTTACGTAATCTGGCGGTGGGCCTGGGCAATGCGCCTTCAACGATTCCGGTGCTGGAAGCGTTGAAGGCGCGACGGGATTATCCGTCGGAGTTGGTTAAAGAACATGTGGAGTGGGCGCTTGAACAGCACTCCAGACTTTCACACCGATAA
- the tsaE gene encoding tRNA (adenosine(37)-N6)-threonylcarbamoyltransferase complex ATPase subunit type 1 TsaE, translating into MSEVTLYLADEQAMSDFGARIARVTQGHGLIFLEGNLGMGKTTLSRGIIRGLGHVGAVKSPTFTLVEPYEIGDIRAFHFDLYRLVDPEELEFLGIRDYFEDDALCLIEWPDKGAGFLPKPDLTITIGPQDSGRSLKILAQGSRGEAWCAALALESN; encoded by the coding sequence GTGTCTGAAGTAACCCTGTACCTGGCCGATGAACAGGCGATGAGCGACTTTGGCGCACGAATCGCTCGCGTCACCCAGGGCCACGGCCTGATTTTTCTCGAAGGCAACCTGGGCATGGGCAAAACCACTCTGTCGCGGGGCATCATTCGCGGTTTGGGGCATGTTGGCGCGGTAAAAAGTCCGACCTTCACTTTGGTCGAGCCCTACGAGATCGGTGACATTCGTGCCTTCCACTTCGACCTGTATCGCCTGGTCGATCCCGAGGAGCTGGAGTTTCTCGGCATCCGTGACTACTTCGAAGACGATGCCCTGTGCCTGATCGAGTGGCCCGATAAAGGTGCAGGCTTTTTGCCAAAGCCCGACCTGACCATTACCATTGGCCCGCAAGACAGCGGGCGTTCGCTGAAAATTTTAGCCCAGGGCTCGCGTGGCGAGGCCTGGTGTGCCGCTTTGGCATTGGAATCCAATTAA
- a CDS encoding NAD(P)H-hydrate dehydratase encodes MPQTKDELPDALYRAAQVRELDARLIAAGTPGFELMQRAARATWRALVRKWPAANELTVLAGHGNNAGDGYLVAGLALRAGWTVRVLAVGDPQRLQGDAALAHAESVAAGVVVQGWQAQSELRGFVLDALLGTGLSGEVREPYASAIKAINACGLPVAAVDIPSGLCADTGRELGVAVRADLTVTFIAMKIGLLTGDAADHIGELVFNDLQATDEIFSDIPVCAQRLSAANLPALAPRAPTSHKGRFGHVLLIGGDHGFGGAILLSTEMALRGGAGMVSLATRPEHVPAALTRVPEAMALGTSSANQLMGLLEKVSVLVVGPGLGQASWGRALLSAAANAALPQVWDADALNLLASDFVQLPKDCVITPHPGEAARLLGISTAEVQADRPAAALALSKKYSAVVVLKGAGSLIAHPDGRLALCHQGHPAMATGGLGDVLAGLTGALLAQGMGAIDAACLAVWLHANAGMLQGKFGRGLAASDLIPAIRQLLEEQAPCLK; translated from the coding sequence ATGCCGCAGACGAAAGATGAATTACCCGACGCGCTGTACCGCGCCGCGCAGGTGCGCGAACTCGACGCGCGGCTGATCGCCGCCGGCACGCCGGGCTTCGAATTGATGCAGCGCGCCGCCCGCGCGACGTGGCGCGCACTGGTGCGCAAGTGGCCGGCAGCGAACGAACTGACGGTGCTCGCCGGGCACGGCAACAACGCCGGCGACGGTTATCTGGTGGCCGGGTTGGCGCTGCGGGCCGGTTGGACGGTGCGCGTTCTCGCCGTCGGCGATCCGCAACGTTTGCAGGGCGACGCCGCACTGGCCCATGCCGAATCGGTGGCTGCTGGTGTTGTGGTGCAAGGCTGGCAGGCGCAGAGCGAGCTGCGCGGTTTCGTCCTCGATGCCTTGCTCGGCACAGGCCTGAGCGGCGAAGTGCGTGAGCCCTATGCATCGGCGATCAAGGCGATCAACGCCTGCGGCTTGCCGGTAGCGGCGGTCGATATTCCGTCAGGGCTATGTGCCGATACCGGGCGTGAACTGGGCGTCGCGGTCCGCGCCGATCTAACGGTGACATTCATTGCTATGAAGATCGGGTTGTTGACCGGCGACGCGGCGGATCATATCGGCGAACTGGTGTTCAACGACTTGCAAGCCACCGACGAAATTTTCAGTGACATTCCCGTCTGCGCTCAGCGCCTGAGCGCCGCTAATCTCCCAGCACTTGCGCCGCGAGCGCCGACCTCGCACAAGGGGCGCTTTGGTCATGTGTTGCTGATCGGCGGCGATCACGGGTTCGGTGGAGCGATTCTGCTCAGCACGGAAATGGCCTTGCGCGGCGGCGCGGGCATGGTTTCGCTGGCGACTCGCCCAGAGCATGTGCCGGCGGCGCTGACTCGGGTGCCGGAGGCGATGGCGCTCGGCACCTCGTCAGCCAATCAACTGATGGGGCTGCTGGAAAAGGTTTCGGTATTGGTGGTCGGGCCGGGCCTCGGTCAGGCCAGTTGGGGCCGTGCCCTGTTGTCGGCTGCCGCCAATGCTGCATTGCCGCAAGTGTGGGACGCTGACGCGTTGAACCTGCTGGCCAGCGATTTTGTCCAGTTGCCCAAGGATTGCGTGATCACCCCGCATCCGGGTGAAGCGGCGCGCTTGCTTGGCATCAGTACCGCCGAAGTGCAGGCCGATCGCCCGGCCGCTGCTCTGGCGTTGAGCAAGAAGTATTCAGCGGTTGTGGTTCTGAAAGGTGCCGGCAGTCTGATCGCCCATCCAGACGGGCGTCTGGCCCTCTGTCATCAGGGCCATCCGGCGATGGCCACGGGCGGGCTCGGCGATGTGCTGGCCGGTCTGACCGGCGCCTTGCTGGCCCAAGGCATGGGCGCGATCGATGCGGCATGCCTGGCCGTCTGGCTGCACGCCAACGCCGGCATGCTACAAGGCAAATTCGGCCGTGGGCTGGCGGCCAGTGATCTGATTCCAGCCATTCGTCAGTTGTTGGAGGAGCAAGCACCGTGTCTGAAGTAA